Below is a window of Salmo trutta chromosome 35, fSalTru1.1, whole genome shotgun sequence DNA.
GTGATCTTGCATTTGAAGCAGGAGCAGCCCAACATACAGTCTGGCCTGTAGCAGTGGAGTGGACCCCTGGACACCCGGGCcaggctggaacacacacaccccagcctgcaGAACTCAGAACCACACTCTGGACCGTCCACTGGGCTGGCCTTGGGGGCTCTAATCTTAGGAAGACCCTGAAgggtacagacagagagaccatcagacggtgtgtgtgtgtgtatgtgtgtgtgtgtgtgtgtgtgtgtgtgtgtgtgtgtgtgtgtgtgtgtgtgtttgtgtgtgtcagacctACCTGTGCAGTGAGCAGGGCCATCAGGGCCGTCTCCACCCTCTCAGTAGTGATGTGTGTTCTGTCGTGTCCCTGGTAGAAGGTGGCATCCTCCATCTCCATCATTTTCAGCTGGATCTTAGAGAGGCCAACCAGTCTGAGCTGGTTCTTAGAAAGGCCACTCAACCCGCTGGAGAGGCTTCCTCCTGGGCTGGTGTCCCTCCTCACTGCCCCCTTACCTGGAAGTGACCTATTGATACAAGGATAATGTATAATAAAAAGCTTTATTGTCCATTGTagggttaaaaaaaaaaggaGACATGCTCAATCCCAAACATCTACAGCACATGAAAAATGTCAGACTCATTTCATATTcatcataaaatatatatatagatgtctaTACTGTATGACTTGGCATGGGTATAACGTGTCTGTAGTAGCATGCCCTTACCTTTGTGCTGGGCTGGTGACTTTCACCTCAGCTGTAGCTTCAGCAGCAGTTGTTTTGTTACTGTTGGAGACCTGAACGGGCCGTAGTACAGAGCCAAATCTGCCTTTGCCCTGCGCTGGTGTTATATGGTGCTGTTTGCCTTGTGgtggtgcatgttttggtttggGCTTGGCTGCTTTAGGAGGGGTCACGTGGTCGGTGATAGGTGGAGGGGGCTTCTTTAGAGCAGCGTACAGAAGAGGTTTCCGGGAGAGGGGGCAGGGTCTACAGAAGGCAGGTGGCTGAGGCGGAGGGGCGCGCATCTTCAAAACGCTGTCCTGGGTCCGCACGTAGCTGGTGCTGGTCACAGGTAGCTGATAGGCCACGGAGCCCAGGGGGTTGTGGGAGAAGACGTCGGTGCAGGCTCTGATTCGCTGGGCCTCTCTCTCCAGGTACTGGTCGAGCATGTTGCTGCAGAAGGCAGAGCGGTTGGGGTTCTGAGAGGACACTCTGGTCCTGATGAACTTGTCCCTCCAGCCCTTGATTTTGGTCAGGTCACTGGTCTTCCCTGTCCTGGAGACAAAGGACCTGCTTCCATCTGCACAGAGAGGAGACAAgttcattagagagagagacatgggccTGATT
It encodes the following:
- the LOC115174491 gene encoding MAX gene-associated protein-like isoform X4, producing MKSEVPSSKKATFVEPTMTSPILVPEPQEGKAASLTPKTSKLQKIAPKPFPPTPSPATPTASPFAVPKPWKKGWKSGGNRWGNAGRVTKGTNVAIAAVTLTSSPVTVAMQPQLDDVEGLLFVSFTSKEALGVRVEDMPPSNTSPVMQEHPERTDGSRSFVSRTGKTSDLTKIKGWRDKFIRTRVSSQNPNRSAFCSNMLDQYLEREAQRIRACTDVFSHNPLGSVAYQLPVTSTSYVRTQDSVLKMRAPPPQPPAFCRPCPLSRKPLLYAALKKPPPPITDHVTPPKAAKPKPKHAPPQGKQHHITPAQGKGRFGSVLRPVQVSNSNKTTAAEATAEVKVTSPAQRSLPGKGAVRRDTSPGGSLSSGLSGLSKNQLRLVGLSKIQLKMMEMEDATFYQGHDRTHITTERVETALMALLTAQGLPKIRAPKASPVDGPECGSEFCRLGCVCSSLARVSRGPLHCYRPDCMLGCSCFKCKITKQTTAAENHQNQMLPVYTMSKVDHEVQPNRGIRVFTLWDLTSGVDPEPLFIPKIAANIPIKPLTRIYHLGYIPRLTPKLREEDKDPVHKHVESVMTCARVREFNTKPPPQMLPPQVHLFNDINGFIIPSSGKKKIAAILSPQSKPGSEGDSYPVSGL
- the LOC115174491 gene encoding MAX gene-associated protein-like isoform X3: MKSEVPSSKKATFVEPTMTSPILVPEPQEGKAASLTPKTSKLQKIAPKPFPPTPSPATPTASPFAVPKPWKKGWKSGGNRWGNAGRVTKGTNVAIAAVTLTSSPVTVAMQPQLDDVEGLLFVSFTSKEALGVRVEDMPPSNTSPVMQEHPERTDGSRSFVSRTGKTSDLTKIKGWRDKFIRTRVSSQNPNRSAFCSNMLDQYLEREAQRIRACTDVFSHNPLGSVAYQLPVTSTSYVRTQDSVLKMRAPPPQPPAFCRPCPLSRKPLLYAALKKPPPPITDHVTPPKAAKPKPKHAPPQGKQHHITPAQGKGRFGSVLRPVQVSNSNKTTAAEATAEVKVTSPAQRSLPGKGAVRRDTSPGGSLSSGLSGLSKNQLRLVGLSKIQLKMMEMEDATFYQGHDRTHITTERVETALMALLTAQGLPKIRAPKASPVDGPECGSEFCRLGCVCSSLARVSRGPLHCYRPDCMLGCSCFKCKITKQTTAAENHQNQMLPVYTMSKVDHEVQPNRGIRVFTLWDLTSGVDPEPLFIPKIAANIPIKPLTRIYHLGYIPRLTPKLREEDKDPVHKHVESVMTCARVREFNTKPPPQMLPPQVHLFNDINGFIIPSSGKKKIAAILSPQSKPGKRVPETRVRITGKPGRAKLP